The sequence below is a genomic window from Sulfurimonas sp..
AATCCAAACTGTTCAACTATTCAAATGGTTCAGGTTTTAAAACCACTTGATAATCTTTACGGGATCAAACGTGTAGATGTAAGTACATATCAAGCTACAAGTGGTGCAGGTAAAGCAGGTATGGAAGAGCTTGTAAGACAAATGCAAGATTTCTTTGCTTTTAAACTTGAAGATAGTAAAAAAGAAGCATTTATGCACCAGATTGCATTAAACGTTATACCACATATCGACACTCCTCAACCAAACGGTTTTACAAAAGAAGAGATGAAGATGGTAAACGAGACTCAAAAAATTATGAAAAAGAAAATAGCAGTAGCTGCTACTTGTGTTCGTGTACCTGTTTTAAGAAGCCATACTGAATCTATTACAGTAACTTTTGAAGACGGTGTAGATGTGGATGTTGAAAAAGCAAGAGAAGCTATAAATAGCTTTGAAAACGTAGAGGTTATGGATGATTTAGAAAACGGTGTATACCCGATGCCTATTATCTCAACTGATACAGACACTACATATGTTGGAAGAATTAGAAAAGATATATATTCTAAAAACATGCTTCATATGTTTAATTCAGCCGATCAGGTTCGTGTTGGTGCGGCTACAAATGCCGTTCGTATAGCATTAAAATGGATCGCTTTAGAGGAGAACAAATAATATGGAAAAGATTTTTGAGAGCAGTTTATGGAGTTCAAGATTTATTATAATCTTGGCTGTAGTATTTGGTCTTCTAGGTGCTATTATACTTTTTGTTGTAGCAAGTTTTGACGTATATGAAACTGCAGCTTATGTTATAAATACATATCTAAATCATGCACATCCTGAGCACTTTCACGAAAAAGTTGTCGGTGGAATTATAGGTGCGGTTGATCTATACCTGATCGGTGTAGTTATGCTTATATTCTCTTTTGGTTTATATGAGCTTTTTATATCTGATATTGATGCTGCAAAAGACAGTGACGGTGAAGACAACCAGCTACTTGCTATCCACTCACTGGATCAACTAAAAGATAAGATTAGTAAAGTTATAGTAATGGTTTTAGTTGTAGGTTTTTTCCAAAAAGTTGGAGATACAGATTTTGCAACTCCTTTAGATATGCTTTATTTAGCACTATCGATTACAGCAGTTGCAGTAGGACTTTACTTTTTAGGTAAAGTTGGAAAAAAACATTAAAAATTTAAGGAAAAGATTTGAGTAAAATATTTGTAGATGCATGTTTAGGTAAAGAGACTCCATATACTCCTGTATGGATGATGAGACAAGCAGGTCGTTACCTGCCTGAATATATGGCAGTTCGTGCCGAAGCAGGAAGCTTTTTAGACCTATGTCATGATCCGAAAAAAGCAGCAGAAGTTACAATTCAGCCATTAGATATAGTTGGTGTGGATGCTGCAATTTTATTTTCAGACATTTTAGTTATCCCTGATGAGATGGGTATGGATCTATCTTTTGTAAAAGGTGAAGGTCCAAAATTCTCAGATCCTATAAAAACTCAAGACGATATAGATAGATTAATAGGCGGTGAAGAAGCTGCTAATAAACTTACTTATGTTTATGAGACTATTGAACTTCTACGTGAGCAATTAGATGCACGTGGAGATAACAAAGCACTTATTGGTTTCACAGGAGCTCCTTGGACACTGGCTACTTACATGATCGAGGGTCAAGGTACTAAGACATATAATATTTGTAAAAAAATGATGTACTCAAATCCTGAACTTTTACACAATATCCTTAGAAAAGTTACTGATGTTGTAAAACTGTATATGGAAAAACAAATACAAAGTGGTGTTGATGTTGTTCAGATCTTTGATTCGTGGGCAGCTGCAATTGAGCCTGGAAAATATGATGAGTTTTCTTGGAAGTACATGGTTGAGATAGCTGAGTATTTAAAAGAAAAATATCCTCATATCCCTGTAATTATGTTCCCTAAAGGTGTAGCGGCATTTATTACTAGCGATAAAGTGTATGGAAACTTTGATGTTATGGGAATTGACTGGGGTACACCTATGGCTTTAGCTAAAAAGCATCTAGGTGATAAGTATGTTCTTCAAGGAAATATGGAACCATGTCGTCTTTATTCTAAAGAGGCTACAACTAAATGTGTAGAAGTTATCCAAGAAACTATGGACGGAAAACGTCACATATTTAATCTTGGTCACGGAATTCTTCCAGATGTTCCGGTTGAAAATGCTATACACTTTGTGAATGAGTGTCATAGAGTAAGTGGAAAAAAATAATATAATATTCGGACCTATAAACTCACGCCGTTTCGGTATGAGTTTAGGTATCGATCTCTCCCCTGCTTTCAAACAATGTAATTTTGACTGTCTCTATTGTGAGTTAGCTCCTGCGGCAACTGTTGATAAACAAAATGATGTTCTTGAAGTACAAACAATTATAGATGAGTTAAAAAAACATCTAAATGATAAGATAGATGTTATAACTCTGACTGCAAACGGTGAGCCTACTCTTTATCCAAAACTGGATAAACTAATTAACGAAATAGACAAAATAAAAGCTCAAACAGAGACTTTAATCCTTACCAATTCTGCTAACCTAGTTAATGAGTCTACATTTAATTCTTTGCTTAAATTAGATCAGGTAAAACTCTCTTTAGATGCTGTAAGTGATGATATATTTAAAAAGATAGACCGTCCCTATTCAAATATAAATATAGATAAAGTTGTAGAAAAAGTTATAGAATTTTCTAAAATCTATAAAGGCAAACTCTTTATTGAGATCCTTTTTGTACATGGATTAAACGATACAAAAGATGAAGTAAAAAGACTAAACAAAGTCCTTTTGGAACTTGAACATATACAAAGAGTTGATCTTGGAAGTATAGACAGACCACCCGCCTACCCTGTTGTTGGGATCAGTTATAAAGAACTACACGATATATCTTTAATGTTTGATGCTTCATTACCTATACATATAGCTTCACGTATACATGCAGAGCCAAATAACAGCTACTATAGTAATGAAGAGATCATAAATACATTAGATAAAAGACCATTAACCAAAGATGATATAGATCTTTTGTTCGATGATGAGACAAAAATAAGGCTTGAAAAACTTATTGAGAGTGAAAAACTAGTTAAAAAAACAGTTGGAAATTTAGAATTTTACATTCCAGAAAATAATTTAAAAAGAAAACGTCAAAAATAGCCAAAAATACTTGACTTTTTGAAGACCATAAAGTATAATTTCGCCTCATATATATTCCGGATTAGCTCAGCGGTAGAGTAGGTGACTGTTAATCACTTGGCCACTGGTTCGAATCCAGTATCCGGAGCCATATATATTGAACCCTCAAACTTTTACATTCCGAATTAGCTCAGCGGTAGAGTAGGTGACTGTTAATCACTTGGCCACTGGTTCGAATCCAGTATTCGGAGCCACTTAATAACAAATCGAATACTACCACATATATTCTTCTAGTATTTTGTAACTTAGTATTTCATTTTCTCTTAAATCTATATGTTTTAGTTCCAAGTCTATAATATAATCGTGAAAACATTTTAATATCTCTTCTCTGTCTATTGATATATGCTCGTACCCTAATATGACAAAATAATCACCGTGAATTCTAAAGACTATTGAATCTGAGTATTTTTCATGTAAACATTCAGCTATCTCTTGTAACAAAATGTCGCCTTTATTCCAACCATGCAGTTTATTGTATTTACTCATGTATCTTACAGATATAATATTTAAACATTTATAGTTTTGAGCACCTTCATTATTTGCGAGTATTGCATCCAAGTATTTTGCATTGTATTTTAGTGTTACAGGATCTTCAAAAAAGTAAGCCAGTCTTTTGGCCTCAATATTATCTTCTGTAAATATATTTTGATCACTTACTTCAATATCATCTAGAGTTTTAAAATACTTTACTGCACTATTAACCAAATCTGGATCGAACTGTGTTCCAGAATATTTTATTATCTCTGCTATCGCTTCATCTATAGTTTTTTTAGATTTATATATCCTTGTAGTAGTCATCGCATCAAACGCATCCGCAATAGTCATAATCCTTGAGAGCAAAGGTATATCTCCTTGAGATATTCCATCAGGATAACCTTTACCATCATATCTTTCATGATGATGTCTAACAATTTTTGCAATACTTTTAAAGTCAGAGACTTGAC
It includes:
- a CDS encoding aspartate-semialdehyde dehydrogenase, coding for MGKKYNVAVVGATGAVGEELFRVLEQIDFPIGELLPLASSNSAGSTIEFNGKDHKVYELTETVFDEHQVDIAFFSAGGSISAKFAKYAVESGAVVIDNTSHFRMDENVPLVVPEVNPEDIAKWRETGIIANPNCSTIQMVQVLKPLDNLYGIKRVDVSTYQATSGAGKAGMEELVRQMQDFFAFKLEDSKKEAFMHQIALNVIPHIDTPQPNGFTKEEMKMVNETQKIMKKKIAVAATCVRVPVLRSHTESITVTFEDGVDVDVEKAREAINSFENVEVMDDLENGVYPMPIISTDTDTTYVGRIRKDIYSKNMLHMFNSADQVRVGAATNAVRIALKWIALEENK
- a CDS encoding radical SAM protein is translated as MEKNNIIFGPINSRRFGMSLGIDLSPAFKQCNFDCLYCELAPAATVDKQNDVLEVQTIIDELKKHLNDKIDVITLTANGEPTLYPKLDKLINEIDKIKAQTETLILTNSANLVNESTFNSLLKLDQVKLSLDAVSDDIFKKIDRPYSNINIDKVVEKVIEFSKIYKGKLFIEILFVHGLNDTKDEVKRLNKVLLELEHIQRVDLGSIDRPPAYPVVGISYKELHDISLMFDASLPIHIASRIHAEPNNSYYSNEEIINTLDKRPLTKDDIDLLFDDETKIRLEKLIESEKLVKKTVGNLEFYIPENNLKRKRQK
- the hemE gene encoding uroporphyrinogen decarboxylase, encoding MSKIFVDACLGKETPYTPVWMMRQAGRYLPEYMAVRAEAGSFLDLCHDPKKAAEVTIQPLDIVGVDAAILFSDILVIPDEMGMDLSFVKGEGPKFSDPIKTQDDIDRLIGGEEAANKLTYVYETIELLREQLDARGDNKALIGFTGAPWTLATYMIEGQGTKTYNICKKMMYSNPELLHNILRKVTDVVKLYMEKQIQSGVDVVQIFDSWAAAIEPGKYDEFSWKYMVEIAEYLKEKYPHIPVIMFPKGVAAFITSDKVYGNFDVMGIDWGTPMALAKKHLGDKYVLQGNMEPCRLYSKEATTKCVEVIQETMDGKRHIFNLGHGILPDVPVENAIHFVNECHRVSGKK
- a CDS encoding YqhA family protein, which gives rise to MEKIFESSLWSSRFIIILAVVFGLLGAIILFVVASFDVYETAAYVINTYLNHAHPEHFHEKVVGGIIGAVDLYLIGVVMLIFSFGLYELFISDIDAAKDSDGEDNQLLAIHSLDQLKDKISKVIVMVLVVGFFQKVGDTDFATPLDMLYLALSITAVAVGLYFLGKVGKKH